One genomic region from Leptospira inadai serovar Lyme str. 10 encodes:
- the modA gene encoding molybdate ABC transporter substrate-binding protein has protein sequence MKFIKRITVFCILLLSLSVRAEKITVAAASDLKFAMDEIVTAFKKANPGSEVDVVYGSSGKFQAQIREGAPFDIYFSADISYPRELEKSGFASSEVIPYAIGRIVLWSANQDASKMTLNNLLDPKITRIAIANPKHAPYGKRAEEALRSAGLWEKVESKLVFGENIAQTAQFVQTGNAQVGIVALSLAISPELAGKGGYFLIPNNLHQPLEQGFIITKRASKNSLAKKFAEYVMEKFARSIMAKYGFALPTGTPDQ, from the coding sequence ATGAAATTTATTAAACGAATAACAGTCTTTTGCATATTACTGCTATCTCTTTCCGTTCGGGCGGAAAAAATCACGGTGGCTGCCGCATCCGATCTCAAGTTTGCGATGGATGAGATCGTTACCGCATTTAAAAAAGCCAATCCGGGAAGCGAAGTGGATGTCGTATACGGTTCCTCGGGAAAGTTTCAGGCGCAAATTCGGGAGGGCGCGCCCTTTGACATTTATTTTTCTGCCGATATCAGTTATCCTCGGGAATTAGAGAAAAGCGGTTTTGCCTCTTCCGAAGTGATCCCTTACGCGATCGGCCGTATCGTACTTTGGAGTGCCAATCAAGACGCCTCGAAAATGACCTTGAACAATCTTCTCGATCCGAAAATCACTCGGATCGCAATAGCCAATCCGAAACATGCTCCTTACGGCAAGCGAGCGGAGGAAGCTCTGCGTTCGGCGGGCCTATGGGAAAAAGTGGAATCGAAATTGGTATTCGGAGAGAACATCGCGCAAACCGCGCAGTTCGTCCAGACCGGGAATGCACAAGTGGGTATCGTCGCTTTATCGTTGGCGATCAGTCCGGAACTAGCGGGAAAGGGCGGATACTTTTTAATACCGAACAACCTCCACCAACCCTTGGAGCAGGGGTTTATAATTACGAAACGCGCATCTAAGAATTCGCTGGCAAAGAAATTTGCAGAATATGTAATGGAAAAATTCGCGCGGAGCATAATGGCGAAATACGGGTTTGCGCTTCCGACCGGTACTCCCGATCAATGA
- the modB gene encoding molybdate ABC transporter permease subunit, with product MIILSESDLQAIWLTVKLASVVTIILLFIGTPLAWWIARTKSSWKGPIGAVVSLPLVLPPSVLGFYLLYAMGPNGPIGYLTSRLGLVELPFTFWGLVIASVFYSLPFMVQPLQTAFEAIGDRPLEVAATLRASPLDAFLTVAVPLTFPGFMNACVLSFAHTVGEFGVVLMIGGNLPGITRVASVQIYDYVEALEYLQARRLAIVLLIFSFFALLALYILQPSSRKRV from the coding sequence ATGATTATTCTTTCTGAAAGTGATCTTCAAGCTATTTGGTTAACGGTCAAACTCGCTAGCGTGGTTACGATCATTCTTCTTTTTATAGGAACGCCTTTGGCTTGGTGGATAGCGAGGACAAAGTCCTCTTGGAAAGGGCCAATAGGAGCAGTCGTATCTTTGCCTTTGGTATTGCCTCCTTCCGTTCTAGGATTCTATTTATTGTATGCGATGGGACCAAACGGTCCGATCGGATATCTCACGAGTCGACTCGGTCTCGTAGAATTGCCCTTTACTTTCTGGGGACTTGTGATCGCATCCGTCTTCTACTCGCTTCCGTTCATGGTTCAACCTTTACAAACCGCCTTCGAAGCGATCGGGGATCGTCCTCTGGAAGTTGCAGCTACGCTACGCGCCTCTCCTTTGGATGCTTTCTTGACGGTCGCGGTACCTCTAACTTTTCCGGGGTTTATGAATGCTTGTGTCTTATCCTTTGCGCATACCGTCGGAGAATTCGGTGTGGTCTTGATGATAGGAGGAAATCTTCCGGGAATTACGAGGGTTGCTTCCGTTCAAATTTACGACTATGTCGAAGCGTTGGAATATCTCCAGGCGCGCAGATTGGCTATAGTATTATTGATATTTTCATTTTTCGCTTTATTGGCTCTCTATATCTTGCAGCCGAGTTCCCGAAAGAGAGTTTAA
- the modC gene encoding molybdenum ABC transporter ATP-binding protein — translation MNEIVIRLLLDRERFALNVDLNLPERGVTGLFGSSGSGKTTLLRCIAGLENTTRGFLSVGGTIWQNDNYSLPTHKRQLGYVFQEPSLFPHLSVSGNLSYGLKRTKCDRQINLNQTIELLGIEHLLERKTDNLSGGERQRVAIARALVTSPRLLLMDEPMASLDKKRKQEILPYLERLNQELKIPVLYVSHSLDEIVRLADHIIIMEDGKVTATGPVSETLARADLARRLSEDIGVIVDATVGEIDEDWHLARLDFPDGNLWILDRGFSLGSRMRIRIFARDIILFREGSKEFNTRNILNGKVDAIVESDHPGLFLVHLRLGQTILIAKVTALESRKLGISVGDPVPFRVNAMTNLMDL, via the coding sequence GTGAATGAGATCGTAATTCGCTTACTTTTGGATCGTGAACGATTTGCACTCAATGTAGATCTTAATTTACCCGAGCGAGGAGTCACCGGCCTTTTCGGTTCTTCCGGTTCCGGAAAGACGACTTTACTCAGATGTATTGCAGGATTAGAGAATACGACACGAGGGTTCTTGAGCGTCGGTGGAACGATCTGGCAGAACGATAATTACTCGTTACCGACCCACAAACGCCAACTCGGTTATGTATTCCAGGAACCCAGTTTATTCCCGCACCTATCCGTATCGGGTAACTTATCATACGGACTAAAACGAACCAAGTGCGATAGACAAATTAATCTGAATCAGACTATCGAGTTATTGGGAATCGAACATCTTCTGGAAAGAAAAACGGATAATCTATCGGGCGGAGAACGCCAACGAGTTGCGATTGCACGAGCTTTAGTCACTAGTCCTCGACTCCTTCTTATGGATGAGCCGATGGCTTCCCTGGACAAAAAAAGGAAGCAGGAAATTTTACCGTACTTAGAGCGATTAAACCAAGAATTGAAAATTCCTGTCCTGTATGTGAGTCATTCGCTGGATGAAATCGTAAGGTTGGCGGATCATATTATCATAATGGAGGACGGTAAAGTAACGGCAACCGGCCCAGTTTCCGAAACTCTCGCGAGGGCGGACCTTGCCCGTCGACTCAGCGAAGATATCGGAGTGATCGTAGATGCGACGGTCGGGGAAATCGATGAAGATTGGCATTTGGCTCGACTGGATTTTCCCGACGGAAATCTTTGGATACTAGATCGCGGATTTAGCCTAGGTTCTCGAATGAGAATAAGAATATTTGCGCGGGATATAATCCTTTTTCGGGAAGGATCGAAAGAATTCAATACTCGTAATATTCTAAATGGAAAAGTGGACGCGATTGTGGAAAGCGACCACCCGGGTCTATTTCTCGTACATCTTCGGCTAGGGCAAACGATCCTTATCGCCAAGGTCACTGCGTTAGAATCCCGGAAGCTGGGCATATCCGTCGGAGATCCGGTTCCGTTTCGGGTAAATGCCATGACCAACCTAATGGATCTCTAA
- a CDS encoding DUF1304 domain-containing protein: protein MILAARIIAGVVGALHVWIFLMESVLWMRPAIHRRFGVTDRKTAEMMKSIFLNQGYYNLFLAIGTLYGAIFFDYHANFAPAIMLFSCLSVFGAGTVLLLSNPSMARAAIIQGLPPLVAVALLSISICG, encoded by the coding sequence ATGATACTAGCCGCAAGGATTATTGCCGGAGTCGTTGGCGCACTTCATGTGTGGATTTTTCTGATGGAAAGTGTTCTCTGGATGCGTCCGGCAATTCATAGACGCTTCGGTGTGACGGATAGAAAGACGGCGGAAATGATGAAAAGTATTTTTCTGAACCAAGGCTATTATAATTTATTCCTCGCGATCGGGACACTCTACGGCGCGATTTTCTTCGATTACCATGCAAATTTCGCTCCTGCAATCATGTTGTTCTCTTGTCTTTCCGTCTTCGGCGCGGGCACGGTGCTATTGCTATCCAATCCTTCGATGGCGCGAGCCGCGATCATTCAAGGCCTGCCTCCCTTGGTCGCAGTGGCGCTTTTGAGCATTTCAATCTGTGGTTGA
- a CDS encoding GlxA family transcriptional regulator, which translates to MDVLILLIPDSPASVITGLFEFFEFAGIDMENRRKPRICRVRTAAMQSEPVQLHGSVQIKPDLIGRCEKVDLVIIPAIGPNVANVKRRCRLEIEWIKEMASRENRIASVCSGAFLLASTGLLDGRRATTHWVFAPLFRRMFPSVYLDVDRLVIDQGRFLTSGGSNAFYDLGLHVLEQSLGRDIALKCARHFLLDSDRISQTPFMVFAAQKHHDDSSVAEAQTILEAEFASSISMETLAGRVGLSPRTLKRRFKQATGDSLSTYLQRLRIEWARRRLEETGDSIEEISYAVGYENVGFFRLLFKRYTGNTPFEHRRKNSLKIFPANAPRS; encoded by the coding sequence ATGGACGTGCTCATTTTACTCATTCCGGACTCGCCGGCTTCCGTCATCACCGGGCTATTTGAGTTCTTTGAATTTGCCGGGATTGATATGGAGAATCGACGTAAACCAAGGATTTGCAGGGTAAGAACTGCGGCCATGCAATCGGAACCGGTACAACTTCATGGTAGCGTTCAAATAAAACCGGATTTGATCGGGCGATGCGAAAAAGTCGATTTGGTTATTATTCCTGCAATTGGGCCGAATGTCGCAAATGTTAAGCGAAGATGTAGACTGGAGATCGAATGGATTAAGGAAATGGCCTCGAGAGAGAATCGTATTGCGAGTGTTTGTTCGGGAGCCTTTTTGTTAGCCTCGACCGGGCTGCTCGACGGACGCAGAGCGACTACTCATTGGGTGTTTGCTCCTCTTTTTAGACGAATGTTTCCGTCGGTCTATCTCGATGTGGATAGACTGGTCATCGATCAAGGTCGTTTTTTGACTTCGGGAGGAAGTAACGCTTTCTACGATCTTGGCCTCCATGTGCTGGAACAATCGCTTGGAAGAGACATCGCGCTTAAATGTGCAAGGCATTTCTTGCTCGACTCCGATCGAATTTCCCAAACGCCTTTTATGGTATTTGCGGCTCAAAAGCATCACGACGACTCTTCGGTTGCCGAAGCACAGACGATCTTGGAGGCCGAATTCGCTTCTTCAATTTCAATGGAGACTTTGGCAGGTCGAGTCGGCTTGAGTCCTCGTACTTTGAAGCGAAGATTCAAACAAGCGACCGGAGACTCGCTCTCTACGTATTTACAACGCCTGCGCATCGAATGGGCAAGACGTCGTCTCGAAGAGACCGGTGATTCGATCGAGGAGATAAGTTATGCAGTGGGTTACGAGAACGTCGGTTTTTTTCGCCTGCTCTTTAAGCGATACACCGGGAACACTCCGTTCGAACATCGACGAAAGAATTCTCTCAAGATTTTTCCGGCAAATGCCCCTCGATCTTGA